One region of Clavibacter michiganensis subsp. tessellarius genomic DNA includes:
- the mmsB gene encoding multiple monosaccharide ABC transporter permease — translation MTVMPEQATSPNVPTPDGVKKRPRRRIDLRQYGILAALAVIILLFQILTEGRLLYPGNVANLIQQNAYVLILAMGMVIVIIAGHIDLSVGSVVATVGAVAALSMNEWGLPWGTAVVLSLIVGALIGAWQGFWVAFVGIPAFIVTLAGMLVFRGVALVLLTGGTISGLPAEFNSIGSGNLPTTGAPDLLTLGIGALVSIALVVQQLRTRATLRKLELPRERAVSFWIRTAIAVFAIMYLCYLLAYNRGTPIILIILATLVLLYSFLLTRTVFGRHVYAMGGNLFAAMMSGVKTQWVNFFIFVNMGLLAGLAGVVSTARAGSAVASAGQSFELDAIAAVFIGGAAVQGGVGTVVGAVIGGLVMGVLNQGLSILSVDAAWQQVIKGLVLLLAVAFDVYSKRRSGR, via the coding sequence GTGACCGTCATGCCCGAGCAGGCCACATCGCCGAACGTCCCCACGCCGGACGGTGTGAAGAAGCGCCCGCGCCGGCGCATCGACCTCCGCCAGTACGGGATCCTCGCGGCGCTGGCCGTCATCATCCTGCTGTTCCAGATCCTCACCGAGGGGCGGCTGCTCTACCCGGGCAACGTCGCGAACCTCATCCAGCAGAACGCGTATGTGCTGATCCTCGCGATGGGCATGGTCATCGTGATCATCGCGGGCCACATCGACCTGTCGGTGGGCTCGGTCGTCGCGACCGTCGGCGCCGTGGCCGCGCTCAGCATGAACGAGTGGGGCCTGCCGTGGGGGACCGCGGTGGTGCTGTCGCTCATCGTCGGCGCGCTGATCGGCGCGTGGCAGGGCTTCTGGGTCGCGTTCGTCGGGATCCCGGCGTTCATCGTCACGCTCGCGGGCATGCTCGTGTTCCGCGGCGTCGCGCTCGTGCTCCTCACGGGCGGCACGATCTCGGGCCTCCCGGCCGAGTTCAACTCGATCGGATCCGGCAACCTCCCCACCACGGGCGCGCCCGACCTCCTCACGCTCGGCATCGGCGCGCTCGTGTCGATCGCGCTGGTCGTGCAGCAGCTGCGCACGCGCGCCACGCTCCGCAAGCTCGAGCTGCCGCGCGAGCGGGCGGTCTCCTTCTGGATCCGCACCGCCATCGCCGTCTTCGCGATCATGTACCTCTGCTACCTGCTGGCGTACAACCGCGGGACGCCGATCATCCTGATCATCCTGGCGACGCTCGTGCTCCTGTACTCGTTCCTCCTCACGCGCACCGTCTTCGGGCGGCACGTGTACGCGATGGGCGGTAACCTGTTCGCGGCGATGATGTCCGGCGTCAAGACGCAGTGGGTCAACTTCTTCATCTTCGTGAACATGGGCCTGCTCGCCGGCCTGGCGGGCGTCGTCAGCACGGCGCGCGCCGGATCCGCCGTGGCCTCGGCCGGCCAGAGCTTCGAGCTCGACGCCATCGCCGCGGTGTTCATCGGCGGCGCCGCGGTGCAGGGCGGCGTCGGCACGGTCGTCGGCGCGGTCATCGGCGGCCTCGTGATGGGCGTGCTCAACCAGGGCCTGTCGATCCTGTCGGTGGACGCGGCGTGGCAGCAGGTCATCAAGGGCCTGGTGCTGCTGCTCGCGGTGGCGTTCGACGTCTACAGCAAGCGGCGCTCCGGGCGCTGA
- a CDS encoding sensor histidine kinase, whose amino-acid sequence MIPTRWVHVAYAVNLALLVALAVTGLDDPAPALAAVAAMAALYLLIGRRALEASAAAVGGEAPVPAAVLFLVLVIPTATWGVATLSSFAVVQCVLCPLVWMLLPRIRDAVVGTLVLTVTVAVGFVVGFGDLPGALPTMAVSQGLSLAGSIALGLWISRIADLSRERLELLDGLRAAQARVEELGRVAGAARERERLSADIHDTVAQDLTGVVMLAQRGRRELRGADPAAVEATLALLEDSARDALTQTRAIVAATAPVELTDGLAAALARMGARLERETGTPVSVRADAGADPVDRDAEVVLLRCAQEGLANVRRHASPSAVELGLAREGGDLVLVIRDDGRGFDPARASDGYGLAGMRRRLDTAAGRLDVASGPDGTVLTARIPAHAEAAVADPVAPAAAPAAPASSTTEAARA is encoded by the coding sequence ATGATCCCCACCCGCTGGGTGCACGTCGCCTACGCGGTGAACCTGGCGCTCCTCGTCGCGCTCGCCGTCACCGGCCTCGACGACCCGGCGCCCGCGCTCGCCGCGGTCGCGGCCATGGCGGCGCTGTACCTGCTGATCGGCCGCCGGGCGCTCGAGGCCTCGGCGGCCGCGGTCGGCGGGGAGGCCCCGGTCCCCGCGGCCGTGCTGTTCCTCGTGCTCGTGATCCCGACGGCCACCTGGGGCGTCGCGACCCTCTCGTCGTTCGCGGTCGTGCAGTGCGTGCTGTGCCCGCTGGTCTGGATGCTGCTGCCGCGGATCCGCGACGCCGTCGTCGGCACGCTCGTGCTCACCGTGACCGTCGCCGTCGGGTTCGTCGTCGGCTTCGGCGACCTGCCCGGCGCCCTCCCGACCATGGCCGTGTCGCAGGGGCTCAGCCTCGCCGGCAGCATCGCGCTCGGCCTCTGGATCAGCCGCATCGCCGACCTCAGCCGCGAGCGCCTGGAGCTGCTCGACGGGCTCCGGGCCGCGCAGGCGCGGGTCGAGGAGCTGGGGCGCGTGGCCGGCGCGGCCCGCGAGCGCGAGCGGCTGTCGGCCGACATCCACGACACGGTCGCGCAGGACCTCACGGGCGTCGTGATGCTCGCCCAGCGCGGCCGGCGCGAGCTCCGCGGCGCCGACCCCGCCGCCGTCGAGGCGACCCTCGCGCTCCTCGAGGACAGCGCCCGCGACGCCCTCACCCAGACCCGCGCCATCGTGGCCGCCACCGCGCCCGTCGAGCTGACGGACGGCCTCGCGGCGGCGCTCGCCCGCATGGGCGCGCGCCTGGAGCGCGAGACGGGCACCCCGGTGTCGGTGCGGGCCGATGCCGGCGCGGACCCCGTCGACCGCGACGCCGAGGTCGTCCTCCTCCGCTGCGCCCAGGAGGGCCTCGCGAACGTGCGCCGCCACGCGTCCCCCTCCGCCGTGGAGCTGGGGCTCGCGCGGGAGGGCGGCGACCTGGTGCTCGTGATCCGCGACGACGGCCGCGGGTTCGACCCGGCGCGGGCGTCCGACGGCTACGGGCTCGCCGGCATGCGGCGCCGCCTGGACACCGCGGCGGGGCGCCTCGACGTCGCGAGCGGGCCGGACGGGACCGTGCTCACGGCGCGGATCCCCGCGCACGCGGAGGCGGCCGTCGCGGATCCCGTCGCGCCCGCCGCCGCGCCCGCCGCTCCCGCCTCCTCGACCACCGAGGCGGCGCGCGCGTGA
- a CDS encoding alternate-type signal peptide domain-containing protein encodes MNKIVSSAVAGAAGIVLLLGGAGSFALWNANATVAASSVSSGNLALSADTAGVWTDITNGGSKVIDPATYRIVPGNVLQYTSALTVTATGDSLSADLTYDPMSISGDAALKQAVTTKLAVTSNDASITAGSAANTFTVKPSTSTSKVNVVLTVTFPSAATTGQNGTLSFDKLAFTLTQRTV; translated from the coding sequence ATGAACAAGATCGTCTCGAGCGCCGTCGCCGGTGCCGCCGGAATCGTCCTCCTCCTCGGCGGCGCGGGCAGCTTCGCGCTGTGGAACGCCAACGCCACGGTCGCCGCCTCGAGCGTCTCGTCGGGCAACCTGGCCCTCTCGGCCGACACCGCGGGCGTCTGGACCGACATCACCAACGGCGGCAGCAAGGTCATCGACCCCGCCACGTACCGCATCGTCCCCGGCAACGTCCTCCAGTACACGAGCGCCCTCACGGTCACCGCGACCGGCGACTCGCTCTCCGCCGACCTCACCTACGACCCCATGTCCATCTCGGGCGACGCCGCGCTCAAGCAGGCCGTCACCACGAAGCTGGCCGTCACGTCGAACGACGCGAGCATCACCGCCGGCTCCGCCGCGAACACCTTCACGGTCAAGCCGTCCACGTCCACGTCCAAGGTCAACGTGGTCCTCACGGTCACCTTCCCCTCCGCCGCGACCACCGGCCAGAACGGCACGCTCTCCTTCGACAAGCTGGCGTTCACGCTCACGCAGCGCACCGTCTAG
- a CDS encoding signal peptidase I — protein sequence MIPRPSTVGTLMPRLLPRRRRDGRHAVVGARPADDLAPVELEPETTPRRVLPQLVRSAAVGLSVGILLVVIALAGVLLVVPKVSGSVPLTILTQSMEPRLPPGTLIVVRPVDTDTLEVGDVATYQIRSGDPAVITHRITAISSASDGTRTFTFQGDNNASPDSLPVTPEQIQGELWYSVPLVGWANQAVNGQARSWIIPAAAVALIAYSVVTITVAAVQTRRKRRASAADDVTAEGDHVHADAMSEGVAAAALADPSHPGVDAAAPADAAQRPRGRHRG from the coding sequence GTGATCCCCCGCCCCTCCACGGTCGGCACGCTCATGCCCCGCCTCCTCCCCCGACGTCGCCGCGACGGACGCCACGCGGTCGTCGGCGCCCGGCCGGCCGACGACCTCGCCCCGGTCGAGCTCGAGCCGGAGACGACGCCCCGCCGCGTCCTCCCCCAGCTCGTGCGGTCCGCGGCCGTGGGGCTGAGCGTCGGGATCCTGCTGGTCGTCATCGCGCTCGCGGGCGTGCTGCTCGTGGTGCCGAAGGTCTCGGGGTCCGTGCCGCTCACGATCCTCACGCAGTCGATGGAGCCGCGCCTCCCGCCGGGCACGCTCATCGTGGTGCGCCCGGTCGACACGGACACGCTCGAGGTGGGCGACGTGGCGACCTACCAGATCCGGTCGGGCGACCCGGCGGTCATCACGCACCGCATCACCGCGATCTCCTCGGCCTCCGACGGCACGCGCACGTTCACCTTCCAGGGCGACAACAACGCGTCGCCCGACTCGCTGCCGGTCACGCCCGAGCAGATCCAGGGCGAGCTCTGGTACTCCGTGCCGCTGGTCGGCTGGGCGAACCAGGCGGTCAATGGGCAGGCCCGCAGTTGGATCATCCCGGCGGCGGCCGTCGCGCTCATCGCCTACTCGGTGGTCACGATCACGGTCGCGGCCGTGCAGACCCGGCGGAAGCGCCGGGCGTCGGCCGCGGACGACGTGACGGCGGAGGGCGACCACGTGCACGCCGACGCGATGTCCGAGGGCGTCGCCGCGGCGGCGCTCGCCGACCCGTCGCACCCGGGCGTCGACGCGGCAGCCCCGGCCGACGCAGCGCAGCGCCCGCGCGGTCGCCACCGCGGCTGA
- a CDS encoding TasA family protein has translation MSRNRASAPRPAHGRRSARPTRVSPLRAAWLTTGLLTAVLVASLAATGGSYALWNGAASTQPASVTSGSSGLVITQQVALDTASLLPGQGNVAAFTARNTGTVALDVAISTRGTSSNSAFPGELSLRLGPVATTADCVHGATTFSGRPGALHTPSGFVRIQPGASSVVCTEVVLDKDAPQSVQGATAQLAFDVTGTQVTP, from the coding sequence ATGAGCAGGAACCGCGCATCCGCCCCGCGTCCCGCCCACGGCCGCCGTTCCGCCCGTCCCACCCGCGTCAGCCCCCTCCGCGCCGCGTGGCTCACCACCGGGCTCCTCACCGCGGTCCTCGTCGCCTCCCTCGCCGCCACCGGCGGCAGCTACGCGCTCTGGAACGGCGCGGCGAGCACGCAGCCGGCGAGCGTCACGAGCGGATCGAGCGGCCTCGTCATCACGCAGCAGGTGGCGCTCGACACCGCATCGCTCCTCCCCGGACAGGGGAACGTCGCCGCCTTCACCGCGAGGAACACCGGCACGGTAGCCTTGGACGTGGCCATCTCCACGCGAGGAACCTCGTCGAACTCCGCCTTCCCCGGCGAGCTGTCGCTGCGCCTCGGCCCCGTCGCGACGACGGCCGACTGCGTCCACGGCGCCACGACCTTCTCCGGCCGCCCCGGCGCGCTGCACACGCCCAGCGGGTTCGTCCGCATCCAGCCCGGCGCCTCGTCGGTCGTCTGCACCGAGGTCGTCCTCGACAAGGACGCGCCGCAGTCCGTGCAGGGGGCCACCGCCCAGCTCGCGTTCGACGTCACCGGCACGCAGGTCACCCCGTGA
- a CDS encoding response regulator transcription factor yields MTAPRIRVAVVDDHPVVRAGLAALLASADDIEVVGQAPDGEAAVALAAAARPDVVLMDLRMPGLDGVGATARIREASPDVRVLVLTTYETDASILTAIEAGASGYLLKAAPEEEILAGVRAVARGDVALAPALAARLVRQVARPAAPAAPTPTLSPRETQVLALVAAGRTNARIALELHVTPATVKTHLLHVFEKLGVGDRTRAVTLAMELGLLPPATPR; encoded by the coding sequence GTGACCGCCCCGCGGATCCGCGTCGCCGTCGTCGACGACCACCCCGTCGTGCGCGCCGGCCTCGCCGCCCTGCTCGCGTCCGCCGACGACATCGAGGTGGTCGGCCAGGCCCCCGACGGCGAGGCAGCCGTCGCGCTCGCCGCCGCCGCGCGCCCCGACGTCGTGCTCATGGACCTCCGCATGCCCGGGCTCGACGGCGTCGGCGCGACCGCCCGCATCCGCGAGGCGTCGCCCGACGTGCGCGTGCTCGTCCTCACGACCTACGAGACGGACGCGAGCATCCTCACCGCCATCGAGGCGGGCGCGAGCGGCTACCTGCTGAAGGCGGCGCCCGAGGAGGAGATCCTCGCGGGCGTGCGCGCGGTGGCGCGCGGCGACGTCGCCCTCGCGCCCGCCCTCGCGGCGCGGCTCGTGCGGCAGGTCGCGCGGCCGGCCGCTCCCGCCGCCCCGACGCCGACGCTCAGCCCGCGCGAGACCCAGGTGCTCGCGCTCGTCGCGGCCGGGCGAACGAACGCGCGCATCGCCCTCGAGCTGCACGTGACCCCGGCCACCGTGAAGACGCACCTGCTGCACGTCTTCGAGAAGCTCGGCGTCGGCGACCGCACCCGCGCGGTCACGCTCGCGATGGAGCTCGGCCTGCTGCCACCCGCGACGCCGCGGTAA
- a CDS encoding ABC transporter permease, whose amino-acid sequence MTAVRPARPVADRDRALALPGVLPLGIHRIRYEVRRYFRQTDTIIFTFLFPVIMLSIFSVAFGSSGNLGTAPDGSGGVSAAAYYLPGMIAAGILLSGVQNLAVDIAMERSDGTLKRLAGSPLPVLSYFIGKGGQVVVTSLLQMVVLLLVARFAFGVELPTAAGRWLTFAWVYALGITSSAVLGIALSRIPRSGASATAVITPIVLVLQFISGVYLAFTMLPTWLQDVASFLPLKWMAQGMRSVFLPEALAASERGGTWDLAGVVVVLALWLVGGTIAAAATFRWIRRDS is encoded by the coding sequence ATGACCGCCGTCCGCCCCGCGCGTCCCGTCGCGGACCGCGACCGCGCCCTCGCCCTCCCCGGCGTGCTCCCGCTCGGGATCCACCGGATCCGCTACGAGGTGCGCCGCTACTTCCGGCAGACCGACACGATCATCTTCACGTTCCTGTTCCCGGTCATCATGCTGTCGATCTTCTCGGTCGCCTTCGGCTCGTCGGGCAACCTCGGCACGGCGCCCGACGGGTCCGGCGGCGTCAGCGCCGCGGCGTACTACCTGCCGGGCATGATCGCGGCGGGCATCCTCCTCTCGGGCGTGCAGAACCTCGCGGTCGACATCGCGATGGAGCGCAGCGACGGCACGCTCAAGCGGCTCGCCGGATCCCCGCTGCCCGTGCTCTCGTACTTCATCGGCAAGGGCGGCCAGGTGGTCGTCACGTCCCTGCTCCAGATGGTCGTGCTGCTCCTCGTCGCCCGGTTCGCGTTCGGGGTGGAGCTGCCGACCGCCGCCGGCCGCTGGCTGACGTTCGCGTGGGTGTACGCGCTCGGGATCACGTCCTCGGCCGTGCTCGGCATCGCGCTCAGCCGCATCCCGCGCTCGGGCGCCTCGGCCACGGCCGTCATCACGCCCATCGTGCTGGTGCTCCAGTTCATCAGCGGCGTCTACCTGGCCTTCACGATGCTGCCCACCTGGCTGCAGGACGTCGCCAGCTTCCTGCCGCTGAAGTGGATGGCCCAGGGCATGCGCTCCGTGTTCCTGCCGGAGGCGCTCGCCGCGAGCGAGCGCGGCGGCACGTGGGACCTCGCCGGGGTGGTGGTCGTGCTCGCGCTCTGGCTGGTCGGCGGCACGATCGCGGCGGCGGCGACCTTCCGCTGGATCCGCCGGGACTCGTGA
- the mmsA gene encoding multiple monosaccharide ABC transporter ATP-binding protein, giving the protein MNDVILQMTGIVKEFTGVRALDGVDVTVRRGQVHAICGENGAGKSTLMKVLSGVYPHGSYEGTITIDGREVRYGSINDSERDGVVIIHQELALSPYLSIAENIFLGNEMSRGGVIDWNRTNLEAVKLLKRVGLDENPATRVLELGVGKQQLVEIAKALSKEVKLLILDEPTAALNDDDSAHLLGLIGQLRDQGITSIIISHKLNEIRAIADDVTVIRDGKTIESFPVTDSDDIETRIIRAMVGRPLDAQFPPRDPHIGEEKLRVEDWTVHHPVDVDRVVVDNASFSVRAGEVVGFAGLMGAGRTELAMSIFGRSYGSGITGRIYKDGKEIRTRTVSEAIRNGIAYATEDRKRYGLNLIGSITVNVSAAALSKLVKLGVIDRHREYAVADDYRKRMNIKTPDVSGVVGKLSGGNQQKVVLSKWIYSGPDVLILDEPTRGIDVGAKYEIYSIINQLAAEGKAVIVISSELPELIGLSDRIYTIAEGRLTAEVTRADATQEELMRHMTASRKSGVDQ; this is encoded by the coding sequence ATGAACGACGTCATCCTCCAGATGACCGGCATCGTCAAGGAGTTCACCGGCGTCCGCGCGCTCGACGGCGTGGACGTCACCGTGCGCCGCGGCCAGGTGCACGCGATCTGCGGCGAGAACGGCGCGGGCAAGTCGACGCTGATGAAGGTGCTCAGCGGCGTCTACCCGCACGGCTCGTACGAGGGCACCATCACGATCGACGGCCGCGAGGTCCGCTATGGATCCATCAACGACAGCGAGCGCGACGGCGTGGTGATCATCCACCAGGAGCTCGCGCTCAGCCCCTACCTCTCCATCGCGGAGAACATCTTCCTCGGCAACGAGATGTCGCGCGGCGGGGTCATCGACTGGAACAGGACCAACCTCGAGGCGGTCAAGCTCCTCAAGCGCGTGGGCCTCGACGAGAACCCGGCGACGCGCGTGCTCGAGCTCGGCGTGGGCAAGCAGCAGCTCGTGGAGATCGCGAAGGCGCTCTCCAAGGAGGTGAAGCTGCTGATCCTCGACGAGCCGACCGCCGCGCTCAACGACGACGACTCGGCCCACCTGCTCGGCCTCATCGGCCAGCTGCGCGACCAGGGCATCACGAGCATCATCATCAGCCACAAGCTCAACGAGATCCGCGCGATCGCCGACGACGTCACCGTGATCCGCGACGGGAAGACCATCGAGTCGTTCCCCGTCACGGACTCCGACGACATCGAGACGCGCATCATCCGCGCGATGGTGGGCCGCCCGCTGGACGCGCAGTTCCCGCCGCGGGACCCGCACATCGGCGAGGAGAAGCTCCGCGTCGAGGACTGGACCGTGCACCACCCGGTGGACGTCGACCGCGTCGTGGTCGACAACGCGTCGTTCTCGGTCCGCGCGGGCGAGGTCGTCGGGTTCGCCGGCCTCATGGGCGCCGGCCGCACCGAGCTCGCCATGAGCATCTTCGGCCGCTCCTACGGATCCGGCATCACCGGCCGGATCTACAAGGACGGCAAGGAGATCCGCACCCGCACCGTGAGCGAGGCGATCCGCAACGGCATCGCCTACGCGACCGAGGACCGCAAGCGCTACGGGCTGAACCTCATCGGCAGCATCACGGTGAACGTCTCGGCCGCGGCGCTCTCGAAGCTCGTCAAGCTCGGCGTGATCGACCGGCACCGCGAGTACGCGGTCGCCGACGACTACCGCAAGAGGATGAACATCAAGACGCCCGACGTGTCGGGGGTCGTCGGCAAGCTGTCCGGCGGCAACCAGCAGAAGGTCGTCCTCAGCAAGTGGATCTACTCGGGTCCCGACGTGCTCATCCTCGACGAGCCCACCCGCGGCATCGACGTGGGGGCGAAGTACGAGATCTACAGCATCATCAACCAGCTCGCGGCCGAGGGGAAGGCGGTCATCGTCATCTCCTCCGAGCTGCCGGAGCTCATCGGCCTCTCGGACCGGATCTACACGATCGCCGAGGGGCGGCTCACCGCGGAGGTCACCCGGGCCGACGCGACCCAGGAGGAGCTGATGCGGCACATGACCGCCAGCCGGAAGTCAGGAGTCGACCAGTGA
- a CDS encoding sugar-binding protein has protein sequence MASGHNARKISSLLLLAGVAVGMTACAPQGATNTGSGGGDAAGGTECNVGISMPTRSLERWINDGEGLKTKLEGDDCTVDLQYADNKTDAQISQIQNQVAGGAKILVVAAVDGKTLGPALEDAKSQGVTVIAYDRLINGTDAVDYYATFDNYKVGTLQGEFIRDTLDLDNAAGPFTLEPFAGSPDDNNAGFFFGGAWDVLQPYVASGKLTVPSGKSPATSADWQAIGILGWGSDDAQAEMDNRLQSFYTGGQKVQVVLSPNDSLALGIEASLASAGYAPGADWPVITGQDADKANVQAILEDKQSMTVWKDTRALGDQVQKMIGEIVKGDEVTVNDTKSYDNGKKVVPSFLLDPQVVVKDDVQKTLVDSGFLKASDVGL, from the coding sequence ATGGCATCCGGACACAACGCACGAAAGATCAGCTCCCTCCTCCTCCTCGCCGGCGTCGCCGTCGGCATGACCGCGTGCGCGCCGCAGGGCGCGACGAACACCGGCTCCGGAGGCGGCGACGCCGCCGGCGGCACCGAGTGCAACGTGGGCATCTCGATGCCGACCCGCAGCCTCGAGCGCTGGATCAACGACGGCGAGGGCCTGAAGACCAAGCTCGAGGGCGACGACTGCACCGTCGACCTCCAGTACGCCGACAACAAGACCGACGCCCAGATCAGCCAGATCCAGAACCAGGTCGCCGGCGGCGCCAAGATCCTCGTGGTCGCGGCCGTCGACGGCAAGACCCTCGGCCCGGCGCTCGAGGACGCGAAGAGCCAGGGCGTCACGGTCATCGCCTACGACCGCCTCATCAACGGCACCGACGCAGTCGACTACTACGCCACCTTCGACAACTACAAGGTCGGCACGCTCCAGGGCGAGTTCATCCGCGACACGCTCGACCTCGACAACGCGGCCGGCCCCTTCACGCTCGAGCCCTTCGCCGGCAGCCCCGACGACAACAACGCCGGGTTCTTCTTCGGCGGCGCGTGGGACGTCCTCCAGCCCTACGTCGCGAGCGGCAAGCTGACCGTGCCCTCGGGCAAGTCGCCCGCCACGAGCGCCGACTGGCAGGCCATCGGCATCCTCGGCTGGGGATCCGACGACGCGCAGGCCGAGATGGACAACCGCCTGCAGTCGTTCTACACGGGCGGCCAGAAGGTCCAGGTCGTGCTCTCGCCCAACGACAGCCTCGCGCTCGGCATCGAGGCGTCGCTCGCGAGCGCCGGCTACGCGCCCGGCGCCGACTGGCCCGTCATCACCGGTCAGGACGCCGACAAGGCCAACGTGCAGGCGATCCTCGAGGACAAGCAGTCCATGACCGTCTGGAAGGACACCCGGGCGCTCGGCGACCAGGTCCAGAAGATGATCGGCGAGATCGTGAAGGGCGACGAGGTCACCGTCAACGACACGAAGTCCTACGACAACGGCAAGAAGGTCGTCCCGTCGTTCCTCCTCGACCCGCAGGTGGTCGTGAAGGACGACGTGCAGAAGACGCTCGTCGACTCCGGCTTCCTCAAGGCCTCCGACGTCGGCCTGTAG
- a CDS encoding ABC transporter ATP-binding protein — protein MTTAAVEEHVSVRDLAKSYGTTEALRGVTFDIHRGETFALLGPNGAGKSTTIEILEGYRLRTGGSATVLGVDPATGGRAWRARIGMVLQSSSESGAMTVREQVAHFARMYPRPRDVDATIAAVGLTEKAGTLLRALSGGQRRRVDVALGIIGRPELLFLDEPTTGFDPEARHRFWDLVRELKAEGTTILLTTHYLDEAAQLGDRAAVIAGGELVAIGRLDEIGGEEARIPRVLWRDDAGPHEERTREPAAFVSRLAAATGGGEPRDLRIVRPSLEDVYLGLLAEAGTTDDAVASAAPASAEEVAA, from the coding sequence TGACCACAGCAGCCGTCGAGGAGCACGTCAGCGTGCGCGACCTCGCCAAGTCCTACGGCACGACCGAGGCCCTCCGGGGCGTCACCTTCGACATCCACCGCGGCGAGACCTTCGCGCTCCTCGGGCCGAACGGCGCGGGGAAGTCCACGACCATCGAGATCCTCGAGGGGTACCGGCTCCGCACGGGCGGATCCGCGACCGTGCTCGGCGTGGATCCCGCCACCGGCGGCCGCGCCTGGCGCGCCCGCATCGGCATGGTGCTCCAGTCGAGCTCGGAGAGCGGCGCCATGACCGTCCGCGAGCAGGTCGCGCACTTCGCCCGGATGTACCCGCGGCCGCGCGACGTCGACGCGACCATCGCGGCCGTCGGCCTCACCGAGAAGGCCGGCACCCTGCTGCGCGCTCTCTCGGGCGGCCAGCGGCGGCGCGTGGACGTGGCCCTCGGGATCATCGGCCGCCCCGAGCTGCTGTTCCTCGACGAGCCGACGACCGGCTTCGACCCGGAGGCCCGGCACCGGTTCTGGGACCTCGTGCGCGAGCTGAAGGCGGAGGGCACGACGATCCTCCTCACCACGCACTACCTCGACGAGGCCGCGCAGCTCGGCGACCGGGCCGCGGTGATCGCGGGCGGCGAGCTGGTGGCGATCGGCCGGCTCGACGAGATCGGGGGAGAGGAGGCGCGGATCCCGCGGGTGCTCTGGCGCGACGACGCCGGACCGCACGAGGAGCGCACGCGGGAGCCCGCGGCGTTCGTGTCGCGCCTGGCCGCCGCGACGGGGGGCGGCGAGCCGCGCGACCTGCGCATCGTCCGCCCGAGCCTCGAGGACGTGTACCTCGGGCTGCTCGCGGAGGCCGGGACCACGGACGACGCCGTGGCCTCCGCCGCCCCGGCGTCCGCCGAGGAGGTGGCGGCATGA